TAAGCAGCGCAAACGGGGGATATCACTCTTTTTATCAAAAAGCTATCAGCGCTGCACGCCGCGATAGCGAGGAGCGCGGTCGAGCCGCCACCTAGATATGCTTACCCGCGTTGCAGAAGCTGTGGGCACCGAGCAAGGCGGGTTTGAAGCCTCGAGCAACGGAGAGCTGCTTACCCTCCTCGAAGAACTGCTCATGCGAGGCGCCGTGTTCATCTTCCTCGGGAACGAGCTCAGGGGAGATGACGCCGCAGGCTTAGCCGTAGGCAGGGCGCTAGCCGGGAGAGTCGACCCCAAGAGAGTGGTCCTGTGCGGCGAAGGGCTGGAATCCTGCACGAGCAGGATCAGGAGGAGGAAGCCCAAGCTAGCCATCCTCGTGGATGCTGTCGACGCGGGCCTCCCACCCGGCTCGGTAGTGGTGGCAAGTGTGCGGAGCGAGGGGAGCCCGCCGCCCCTCTCCACCCACGGCTTGCCGAAGGCCTTACTGCTCAAGCTTCTGGGCGTTGAAGAAGCCTGGATTCTCGGCGTTCAGGTTGGCTCGCGCAGCGTGGGAGCGCCCCTCACGCCTGAAGTAGCAGCGGCTTGCAGCTCGCTAGCTAAGCTCCTCCTAGGGCTGCTAGGGAAAAAGAGCCGAGCCGAGTGACCCGCGGCACTGCGCGGCCTCAGAGCCCCAGCGAGCTGCGGAAAGCTATTATACTGAGAGGTGTTGAGCGAGAGGATGAAATCCGAGAAGTTTGCAACGCTCGTATCGCTCGCGCTGTCCCCTCAAATATACGGAGGTGTCGTAGCGTACCTGCTCTGGAGAGAGGTGCGGATAGGCGGAGTTGAGGCGGTTGCCGTGCTCCTCCTCACTCAGACTTTTCTCCCGCTCGTGCCCATCCTCGTGGATGCCGCCAGGAGGAGGATCGACATCTTCGTCAGCGACCGGCGCGTGCGCCTAAAGTACTACGTCCTCACAATCGCATCCTACGCTCTAGGAGCCGCGCTCTGCACGCTGAAGAACTGGTACGTGTACATTCCCTCCTTCGCAGCCTACGCTGCCAGCGCAGCCCTCCTAGCGGTTGTCAACGAGCTTGCCAAGTGGAAGATCAGCGCTCACACCGCCGGCATCACGGGCCCCACCACGCTCCTGGTCTACGCCTGCGGGAACCACTACACCCCGCTCTACCTGCTCGTCATCCCAGTCTTCTGGGCCCGCTTAAGGCTGGGCGCGCACACCGTGGGACAGCTCGTAGCCGGCGCCATCACCGCGGCAGCTATGACGGCAGCAGTTCTCTCGGTGTGGCTGCAGTGAGCATCGAAGTCGAGATACTGGAGAGAGGCCCGGGGAAGATCACCCTAAAGGGTGGCGCCCGTCTTCTCTTCCGAAGGTTTCACGTGAAGGTGGCTTGTGAGGGGGATGAAGAGCTGGTAAAGGTAGTTGAAGAAGCCGCCCGGTTGAGAAGCCTCGAAGTTCTCGAAACTCTGCGCAGCAGGCTCGCTGCTGTGGAGCGGGAGCCGCGGCAGCTCAGGATCCGGCTAGCGGGGGGAGAGTGCGTGGTTTCAGGTGATGCGAGAGCGCTCGAACTACTTTACGACTTCCTGCGGGGACTCCTATAGGAGCCGGGTCAGCGTTAAAGCGCGATTTCCGGGGCGCTCAGTTCTCGAGCTGCTGGAGGCTTTGGGGAAGACTTCATGAGCCCAAGCTTCACGTATGCTTCTGCCAGCGCCCAGCCCAGCTGAGTCAGCTTAATCCTCTTCGCCCTCCCTTCCTGCTCTCTCTCCAGAAGCCCCCTCTCCTCCATGGACTCCACAATTCGGCTGTAAGTAGCTCTTACGACTGCTTGCGAAGGCTCTTTGCCGAGCCACTTGATGAGCTCGGAGATGCTCTCCGCGGACCCGTTCCTCACGTAAAGGGCTGTGAGGATGCTCACCTCCTTGCTCTCTTCGTCGAGCAGCTCCACGCGGGCTCTCGGCTTCTCGATGAGGCAGATGTCCTGGAGAGTGAGGTTGTCCTTCCTCTCCAGGAACTCGGTGAACTCCGGCGTCTCGGGGTCCGGGATGAACTCCCCGCTCTGCTCCGGCCTCGCCGCGTACAGCCTGGAGTTCGGGAAAAGGGAGGAGATGATCGCTACAGTCGCCGCCATGTAGGGAGGCATGTCGGTTAAGTCCACGAACACGATCTTCCCCTCCTCGCTCTTCAAGATCGCGTAGAGCGCTGCCGCGACGCTCGCGTAGCTGAGGGGGTTCACCTTTACGAGGACGGGCTTGAAGAAGGAGAGCACTTGCTGGATTTTCTTCACGTTGTGCCTTGAAACCGCGCCGTAGCGGTCGGGCTTGCTGTCGTACAGCAGGTAAACCCTCTCGATGGGGTACGAGAGCCTTACGCGGTCGAAGCCCTCGAGTATCAGCCTGGGGTGGAAGCCGACGTAGTGCACTGTCACCGCTGGCGGCACTGATTCCCCCTCAGCTACAGCGAGCTCGTACTGTAATGAGTGGGCAGCTACCTGCTTATATATGTTTGCAACCGTTGCTGGAGAAAGTTATTGTACGCTGAAAATGCTTCAAACCTCCCTAGCTTTTTGCAACACCTGAAGTGCTACAATCATACATTTGCAATACGTTACGGGCGCGAGCCCTCTGAACTCCAGAGGAGTTTCCTTCGCCACTTTATTATGGGAAGGTTGCGCTGGGAGAAGTGAGAGCTGATGGCGCTGCTGCAGCGGTCAGGCTACCTCGACTCTGACGTGAAGATGCTTGTCGAGAAGCTTGCAGAGATCTACAGGCAGGGAGGCAAGCCGGTGCAGCTCACTCTCACGGGGGAGCCTGCGCGCCCCCACCCAGTCCTGAAGCTCGGAGGACTCACGATCCGGGGCCCACCCGTGTCCGAGACGAGGTTTCGGGCAATCGAGGAGGTGCCCCACAACTTCACAGTCTTCGCGGTAGACGCGGCCGCGCGGCTACTCTTCGACGCGGGCCCCTACAAGATCGTGTCCGCCAAGGTGGTGGTGGGAGTCTGGAGGGGGCTTGAAAGGCTGCGCATCATCGGCCCTGTGAAGCGCATAGCCCTTTTCGAAAGCTTGCAGGACGCGGGCGACTGGCTAGCAGCTGTGGAGCTGGAGGCCGCGTACAGGTTCGCTAGAGAAAACCCGGGGGCATTCTTCCTCATGGATAGGCCCTTGGCCGCGCCCGCCGGCTCGCGAGCGCACAGAGCTCTCAAAGCGCTAACGGAGCGGTCTTGGAGGGTGATCGGCCTCCCGAAGAGCACCGGCGTGAAAGTCTCCACGGGCGAGGGGCTGGCGGGCTACTTGTCGAAGCTAGCTAGCAGAGTGCTCGCCGGCTTGCCTTGGGTGTACTACCCCGTCGTGGAGCAGCCGAAGCTCGGGCTCGCGGTAGCCGCCGTCAGGCTCGCTTCGAGCGGCCCAGTGTTCCGGCTGGACCTCACCTGGAGGATGGCTGAGTCCTACGACGTGGCGGACGTGGCGGGCATGCTGGCGTACCTCCAGGACTTCAGCTCCCCAGGCTACCCCCTCCCCTTGAAAATTGTCCACGAGCTCAGCCGGATCAGCGGGGACGAGCTCGAGATGGACAGGGCTCTGTTCCTGGAGGAGGTCAGCCTCACCGGGGTGGCGCGCAGCCTCCTCGAGGACGCAGCAGGCTCGGAGTTCAAAACCAGGTACTTGTGGGGTGGGCTCAGTTGAAGCTAGGAGTAGTCGTCTGGGCTGAGGGAACTGAGGTCAGGTTCCGCGTAGCCGAGGGGGCGCGCGTCGAGAGAGGGATGCTGGCTAAGGTCGAGGACAAGGGCAGAGTGTACGTCGTGAGGGTAGTCGACTTCAAGCCGGAAAGCCTCCTCTCGCCCGCCGAGGTGGCGGTGATCAGCAGCAATGTTGGGCGCGAGGGTGGGCTCCTCCTGCGGGACAAGGACCTCAGGCTCTACGACACCGCTATAGCTGTGATTGTCGCGCAGATCGACGAGGATGGGGAAGTTCACGGCCCCACCAGCGTCCCCGCGCTCTTCACCAGTGTGGAGGAGCTCGAGGTCCCGGACCTGGAGAAACTGAAGCTCCACGTCGGCGACATCCCCATCGGCTACGTGAGGTTCGGCCACTCTCCCGTGGAGGTTGTTGTAGCGCTCGACGGGGGGAAGACGATCCCCCACCACGTGCTGGTCGTGGGGGGCACGGGAGCGGGCAAGTCCAACTTGGGGAGAGTGCTGTCCGCCTCGATCCTGAACACTAGGGGGAGGTACAGCCTGGTGCTTTTCGACTGCGAGAACGAGTACCTGCTGGGCTCCAAGCCGGGGGAGATGGGGCTGGCCCACCTCCCCTTCTCCGAGGAGTACCTCTTCCTCGTCACGGGCAGGGTCCCGAGGCCTGGGAGGCTGCGGGTCGAGCTGCCGGAGCTGGGGGAGGAGAGGAAGATCCCCGCCTACCCTTTGAAGATGGATGTGTCGAGGCTTAAGCCCCAGGACTTCACGCTCACCGGGGAGTTCAGCGGCCCCCAGGAGGAGCTGCTCTGGCTCGCTTACAAGCAGTTTGGCGACGAGTGGGTTAGCGCGCTGCTCACGATGGACAGCAGGTCTCTCTACATGAGGCTTTCCCGCCTGGTCCCCGTGAACACAATCAACGTGACGAAGAGGAAGCTAAGGCACTTGACCGGCGACGGGGACATCTTCTGCAGGGACTGCGACTACGACCTCGCGACGGCAACTCTCTCCATGGTGCAGAGGGGTAGGGTGGTCCTCGTCGAAACACCTTTCGCGACGGAGGGCGAGGAGAAGCTCCTCGCCGTCGCGGTCGCTAGGCGCATCTTCTACGCGTACGAGAAGCTGAGGAAGGAGGCTCCGGAGAAGTGGGAGGAGCTGCCCCCAGTTCTCGTGATGGTTGAGGAAGCTCACCGGTACTTGAGCAAGCAGGCATTGGGAGGGTCGGGGGAGGTGCGGGAGAACATTTTCTCGGTGATCGCGAAGAGGGGGCGTAAGTACAAGGTTGGCGGGCTCTACATCACTCAGATGCCCAGCGAGCTGATGGAGGCTGTTGTGAGGCAAGCGTTGACGAAAATCATCCTATCGCTGCCGACGAGGCCCGACTACACCACAGTGATCAACCACAGCCCGTACCTCGACGGGGCTGAGAGCGAGATCAAGACGCTCGACAGGGGTGAAGCCATCGTTGTGAGCATGCCGAGCGGCTTCCGCTTCGCCGTCTCCGTCAGGATCTTCAAGTACGAGGACTATGCCCTCACCCTCATCGAGCAGCAGAGGAAAAGCCTCGCCACCTCGGCGGCAGTTTCGGTGGAGAGAGCTTAGGGCGAGCGAGCGGCTTCGGAAGGCTAGTGTCAGCGTGCTGCCGTGCTAGAGATCCCTCCACGACGCGACTTCTACGTACTTAGCAGCAATCCTCCTCAGCTTCTCATCCTCTGTTACGAGTGGTACCCCGAAGGCGATGCTGGCCGCTAGATAGCTAGCATCGTAGAAAGTGATACCGTTGTCCACAGCTAGGTTTAGAATAGCAGAGTACCCTAGATCCCTCCACCCCACCTTGATAATGCCTTTCACCAGGAGGAGCTTACCTATAGCCAGGGCGGTGCGCTCTACCTCCTCTCGGCTGGCAACCCCCCTCACCACCTGCTTCCACAGCGCATTGCCAATCTCGTAGAAGGCTAAGTCTAAAGTCGCGAGGCCGTCGAGCTTATCCAGCAGGGCCTCCTCCTCAACGTTCTTGATCATCAGCAGTAGAGAGCTTGCGTCGACGATCGCCTTCACCGCTCCTCCCTGGAGGCCCTAACCGCCTGGATAATCTCCTCGTCGCTGAGCTTCGAGAGCGTTCTCCTAGCCTCAGCTAGTGATTTAACTAGAAGCTCTCGCTCCCTTCTCTCAACCTCCTCCTCAAGGGCTCTTCTAACTACTTCGCTCACGTTGATGTTCAGCTCTTTCACCTTCCTCTTAAGCTCCCTGCTCAGCCTCACGGTTATAATCTCCGTCATTACATCAAACGTAATACGCACACCGTATATAAGCTTTTAGCAGCTGCGTTGAGGAAACCTAGTGCCTCAGTCAAGGGCGCTCCGGGGCCTCCACCTTTAGGTGAATTCGACTCCGGAGGCTTTTCTCACGATAGTGCCGCGATAGAGGAAGCTGATCTGCCTCAAGGCAGCGTAGTAGTCGAACTCGTTGAGCGCGCTGACCGCGTCCATCGGGACGTAGACCCGGAACCACCTGAGCGCGGCGCTGCCCGCAGTGTGGAGGACGCAGATGTTCGCCACTGTGCCCGTCACAACAAGGTTCGAGATTCTGTAGGCTCTCAGCAGGTCCTCCAGCGGGGTCCCGTAGAAGCCGTCGTACCTCGTCTTCTGAACCACGATGTCGCCCGGCTGCGGCTTCAGCTCTTCGACGATCTCCCAGCCCCATGTCCCGGCCTTGACGTGCTCACCCCAGATGCTGAACTCGGGGTCGCCCTCGTAGTGCGTATCCTGCGTGTAGAATATTCTCACCCCCTTGGCTCTAGCCCTGGCGAGGAGCTGCTTGATCGGCTCCACGGTGGCCGCCGCGGTGGGTACGACGAGCTTGCCTCCAGGCTTCACGAAGTCGTTCTGCATATCTACAACGATGATCGCTGTCTCGCGAGCGGGGAGCTCTACCCTCTCAACAACAGGGATCTCGGGGACCTCGAGCCTGAGGCCGCCCATCTTCACCGCCGTGCTGAGACGCGGGGAGCTAAAAAACTACCTCTTCCCGGGGAGCTCTAGTAGGCGCCGAGGCCGCCCGTCTTCTTCAGGTTCCCCTCCACGGCTTTCAGGAGCGCTACGCCGAGAGCGATGAGTCCTAGCGTGTAAGTCAGGAGGACGGCCCACTCTAGGGCTGGCGGTAGGAGTGCCGGGTACTCCATCGCGTAGAACCTGAGCAGGTCGGCGACGTAGGTGAAGGGTACGGCGAGGGCGATGCTGCGCAGCGGCTCAGGCAGGTTCGAGACAGGGTAGAAGATCCCGCAGAGGCCGAGGAAGACGAACTGCAGCACGTTGTTCAGCGGGCCTACGTTCTTGAAGCGGAAGACAAGCGCCCCGTAGACGAGGCCGAAGCCTAGGGCGGTGAGCATCCCGGTCAGCAGCACTGCTACGACTCCGAGCGGGCTTCTGAGCACCACATCCACGCCGAAGAGCGCTTTGAAGAAAGCGTAGACGTAGAGTATGCCGATCGATAGGCTGATCATCCTGGGGTAGACGCTCCTCGAGAAGAGGATGGCTCGGTTAGCGTTCGTAACCATCAAGAACTCGAGAGTGCCGAGCTGCTGCTCCCTTCTGATCGCCATGCCGAAGGACCACAAGCCGGCGGCGACGAAATCCCAGAGGATGTAGCCCCAGAAGAAGAAGTTAAGCATCACAGGGTTGCTCCACTGCTCCCTTGGGAGGAACAAGAGGACAGGCGTGACGAACAGCACCAGCCAGGCAGGTGTGGCAATGATGTCCGAGATCAGCCACGCAATGTACCTGAAGTGGACTTTCACCCCTGCCTCGACCGCCGCCCGCACCTCCAGGAGGAGGCGGTGAAAGCCCGCAGTTCTAGTGCTTGGATAGCTCTCCCTTCCTCCTCGCTTCATCCTCCCACCTCGAGTAGAAGAACCTGCCCAGCGCGAGGTAGCCGAGAGCTAGTGCGGACATCAGCACCAGCCTCTGCCAGAGCTCGAGCTGGAGGGGGACGCCGGCGACAACCCCCTTCAGGATGGTGGCAGCGTGAGCTGTCGGCAAGGCTTCAGCTACGAGCTGCACGATTCTCGGGAAGATTTCCAGCGGGTAGTAGAAGCCGGAGAGCGCTGCGACGAAAGAGTTCACGACGCTGGCGGCCGCCCACACCTCCTTGAAGCGCACAGTGAGCGCTGCGATGACGAGCCCGAGCCCAGCTAGAGGGAGCAGCGCTAGGAGTATCACAGCTGCGGCTAGCGCCCACTCGGCTGGGGAGAGGAGAGACCCCTGCCACGCAACCACCGCGGCGATATCCACGGCGAAGACTAGTATCGTGAGGATCGAGTAGGCCAGGGAGTGGAGGAGCCACAGCGCTACAGCGCTGTTCGGGGTGAGGTAGTGGAGCTCGAAAGTCCCCATGAGCTGCTCCTCCCTGATTATCGCGCTCGTGTTCTCGATGACGATCATGCTGGCGATCATCAGCACACCACCCAGAGTAATGTAGAGGAGGGGGCTGCTGGAGCCCGTGTTGGCTTGAAAGTTGGAGAGCGCCAGCGGCCCCGAGACAGCGTAGCCTATACCGATGAACAAGCCCGAAATCATGAAGGGCAGCGTGACAAGCAGGACTAAGCTCCCAACGTAGCGGAACGTGATCTTGAGCTCCTTAGACACCACCCCGACGAGGACAAGGAAGGGGCCCAGCCTAGCCTTGCTTTTCAAGCCTTTCACCCGTGAGTGTGATAAACACGTCCTCCAGCGTAGGCTCCAGGCTCCTCATGCTCACCAGCCTAGCACCGCTCGAGATCAGGGCCGAGAGGACTTCCCTAGGCATCTCGTCCCCCTGGTACACTACCCGAACCTCGTAGAGACCGGCGGCGGGGTCCTTAATGCTTGCAGCAGCGCCCACAACCCCCTCCACTCTCCTGAGCTTTGCCGCGATCTCCCCGTCCTGGAGGAAAGCTTCCAGCTCGAGCACCCTATGCTGGGAGACACGTGCTTTGAGCTCCGCTGGAGTGCC
This region of Thermofilum sp. genomic DNA includes:
- a CDS encoding hydrogenase maturation protease produces the protein MGTEQGGFEASSNGELLTLLEELLMRGAVFIFLGNELRGDDAAGLAVGRALAGRVDPKRVVLCGEGLESCTSRIRRRKPKLAILVDAVDAGLPPGSVVVASVRSEGSPPPLSTHGLPKALLLKLLGVEEAWILGVQVGSRSVGAPLTPEVAAACSSLAKLLLGLLGKKSRAE
- a CDS encoding DNA double-strand break repair nuclease NurA; translation: MALLQRSGYLDSDVKMLVEKLAEIYRQGGKPVQLTLTGEPARPHPVLKLGGLTIRGPPVSETRFRAIEEVPHNFTVFAVDAAARLLFDAGPYKIVSAKVVVGVWRGLERLRIIGPVKRIALFESLQDAGDWLAAVELEAAYRFARENPGAFFLMDRPLAAPAGSRAHRALKALTERSWRVIGLPKSTGVKVSTGEGLAGYLSKLASRVLAGLPWVYYPVVEQPKLGLAVAAVRLASSGPVFRLDLTWRMAESYDVADVAGMLAYLQDFSSPGYPLPLKIVHELSRISGDELEMDRALFLEEVSLTGVARSLLEDAAGSEFKTRYLWGGLS
- a CDS encoding ATP-binding protein, coding for MKLGVVVWAEGTEVRFRVAEGARVERGMLAKVEDKGRVYVVRVVDFKPESLLSPAEVAVISSNVGREGGLLLRDKDLRLYDTAIAVIVAQIDEDGEVHGPTSVPALFTSVEELEVPDLEKLKLHVGDIPIGYVRFGHSPVEVVVALDGGKTIPHHVLVVGGTGAGKSNLGRVLSASILNTRGRYSLVLFDCENEYLLGSKPGEMGLAHLPFSEEYLFLVTGRVPRPGRLRVELPELGEERKIPAYPLKMDVSRLKPQDFTLTGEFSGPQEELLWLAYKQFGDEWVSALLTMDSRSLYMRLSRLVPVNTINVTKRKLRHLTGDGDIFCRDCDYDLATATLSMVQRGRVVLVETPFATEGEEKLLAVAVARRIFYAYEKLRKEAPEKWEELPPVLVMVEEAHRYLSKQALGGSGEVRENIFSVIAKRGRKYKVGGLYITQMPSELMEAVVRQALTKIILSLPTRPDYTTVINHSPYLDGAESEIKTLDRGEAIVVSMPSGFRFAVSVRIFKYEDYALTLIEQQRKSLATSAAVSVERA
- a CDS encoding type II toxin-antitoxin system VapC family toxin, whose translation is MKAIVDASSLLLMIKNVEEEALLDKLDGLATLDLAFYEIGNALWKQVVRGVASREEVERTALAIGKLLLVKGIIKVGWRDLGYSAILNLAVDNGITFYDASYLAASIAFGVPLVTEDEKLRRIAAKYVEVASWRDL
- a CDS encoding type II toxin-antitoxin system CcdA family antitoxin, with product MTEIITVRLSRELKRKVKELNINVSEVVRRALEEEVERRERELLVKSLAEARRTLSKLSDEEIIQAVRASREER
- a CDS encoding isochorismatase family cysteine hydrolase; the protein is MGGLRLEVPEIPVVERVELPARETAIIVVDMQNDFVKPGGKLVVPTAAATVEPIKQLLARARAKGVRIFYTQDTHYEGDPEFSIWGEHVKAGTWGWEIVEELKPQPGDIVVQKTRYDGFYGTPLEDLLRAYRISNLVVTGTVANICVLHTAGSAALRWFRVYVPMDAVSALNEFDYYAALRQISFLYRGTIVRKASGVEFT
- a CDS encoding ABC transporter permease, encoding MKRGGRESYPSTRTAGFHRLLLEVRAAVEAGVKVHFRYIAWLISDIIATPAWLVLFVTPVLLFLPREQWSNPVMLNFFFWGYILWDFVAAGLWSFGMAIRREQQLGTLEFLMVTNANRAILFSRSVYPRMISLSIGILYVYAFFKALFGVDVVLRSPLGVVAVLLTGMLTALGFGLVYGALVFRFKNVGPLNNVLQFVFLGLCGIFYPVSNLPEPLRSIALAVPFTYVADLLRFYAMEYPALLPPALEWAVLLTYTLGLIALGVALLKAVEGNLKKTGGLGAY
- a CDS encoding ABC transporter permease, with the translated sequence MKSKARLGPFLVLVGVVSKELKITFRYVGSLVLLVTLPFMISGLFIGIGYAVSGPLALSNFQANTGSSSPLLYITLGGVLMIASMIVIENTSAIIREEQLMGTFELHYLTPNSAVALWLLHSLAYSILTILVFAVDIAAVVAWQGSLLSPAEWALAAAVILLALLPLAGLGLVIAALTVRFKEVWAAASVVNSFVAALSGFYYPLEIFPRIVQLVAEALPTAHAATILKGVVAGVPLQLELWQRLVLMSALALGYLALGRFFYSRWEDEARRKGELSKH